Proteins found in one Prosthecobacter sp. genomic segment:
- the hemW gene encoding radical SAM family heme chaperone HemW encodes MNHLYVHIPFCHRICPYCSFHKHTPGGTDMMAFVDAMLKEASKQPIKPRTIFFGGGTPTMLSDVHLERLLRGLRERVDMTEVAEFTMEANPRTVTASKAALMRELGVTRVSLGIQAWDEATLKTLGRDHEPAEAEETWQALKEAKFPSLNLDLMFSIPGQSLETWRETLEHSIALKPDHISAYNLNYEEDTDFFRRLKTGEFREDEGRDAEFFHLGIDLLEGGGFEHYEISNYAKPGHRSVHNEAYWLGEDYLGIGPGAFSTVGGQRWHNVKDTPRYMEMTLAGESTAMEVEELTPEQRRTERFGLELRTARGLPLELIAPESRRMLDTLRDQGLLNFDASHVRLTRAGKPLVDPIAVALMG; translated from the coding sequence GTGAACCATCTCTACGTCCACATCCCGTTCTGCCACCGCATCTGCCCGTATTGCAGCTTTCACAAGCACACGCCGGGCGGCACGGACATGATGGCGTTCGTGGATGCGATGCTCAAGGAGGCGTCAAAGCAGCCGATCAAGCCGCGCACGATCTTCTTCGGAGGTGGGACGCCAACGATGCTGAGTGATGTACATCTGGAGCGCCTGCTGCGTGGACTGCGTGAGCGGGTGGACATGACCGAGGTGGCTGAATTCACGATGGAGGCGAATCCGCGCACGGTGACGGCTTCGAAAGCGGCGTTGATGCGTGAACTCGGTGTGACGCGTGTTTCGCTCGGCATTCAGGCTTGGGATGAAGCGACGCTGAAGACGCTGGGTCGTGATCATGAACCGGCAGAGGCCGAAGAAACATGGCAGGCGCTCAAAGAGGCGAAGTTTCCGAGTTTGAACCTCGACCTGATGTTTTCGATTCCCGGCCAGAGCCTCGAAACGTGGCGCGAAACGCTGGAACATTCGATTGCACTGAAGCCGGACCACATTTCGGCCTACAACCTCAATTATGAAGAGGACACGGACTTTTTCAGACGGCTCAAGACAGGGGAGTTTCGTGAGGATGAAGGCCGCGATGCGGAGTTTTTCCATCTGGGCATCGATTTGCTCGAAGGTGGTGGTTTCGAGCACTACGAGATTTCAAATTACGCGAAGCCCGGCCATCGCTCGGTTCACAACGAAGCCTACTGGCTTGGCGAGGATTATCTCGGCATTGGACCCGGCGCGTTTTCGACCGTGGGTGGCCAACGCTGGCACAATGTGAAGGACACGCCACGCTACATGGAGATGACGCTCGCCGGTGAAAGCACGGCGATGGAAGTCGAGGAACTCACGCCGGAGCAGCGGCGCACGGAGCGCTTTGGACTGGAACTGCGCACGGCACGCGGGCTGCCGCTTGAATTGATTGCCCCCGAGTCACGTCGCATGCTGGACACGCTGCGTGATCAGGGGCTGCTGAATTTTGACGCGAGCCATGTGCGGCTCACGCGGGCGGGAAAACCGCTCGTCGATCCGATTGCAGTGGCCTTGATGGGGTGA
- a CDS encoding squalene/phytoene synthase family protein, giving the protein MSDETHHERELGGQLLAAVSRSFYLTLKALPKELREPISLAYLLARTADTIADTASVSAEVRLDCLERYRTLVRGDSAVNVLASTLREQFCPQQSDDAERRLMEKFADGIAWLRTMKPTPLAAIQNVLEHIIDGQMLDIRRFPSDGLLRSLASVEELDQYTWLVAGCVGEFWTQLCASELPSSLDPAVTTAQMQEWGARMGKGLQLINILRDIGEDTRDGRCYLPCKPSDIQIEWCHWLQTCTEHLECGLRYVQHVAHGKLRYATALPLLLGIQTVAKMRSASWDKVQQGIKISRLDVASILAQAAIACRSPEAMEKLYRKLAA; this is encoded by the coding sequence ATGTCCGACGAAACCCACCACGAACGCGAACTCGGCGGCCAGTTGCTGGCGGCAGTGTCGCGCTCGTTCTACCTCACGCTCAAAGCACTGCCCAAAGAGCTGCGTGAGCCCATTTCCCTCGCCTACCTGCTCGCCCGGACGGCAGACACCATCGCCGACACCGCCAGCGTGAGCGCGGAAGTGCGTCTCGATTGCCTCGAACGTTATCGCACGCTCGTCCGTGGCGATTCTGCCGTCAATGTGCTCGCCAGCACCCTGCGGGAGCAGTTTTGCCCGCAACAGTCCGACGACGCCGAACGCCGCCTCATGGAAAAATTCGCCGATGGCATCGCCTGGCTGCGCACCATGAAGCCCACGCCGCTCGCTGCGATTCAAAACGTGCTGGAACACATCATCGACGGCCAGATGCTCGACATCCGCCGTTTTCCGTCCGACGGCCTGCTTCGCAGCCTTGCCAGCGTTGAAGAGCTCGATCAATACACCTGGCTCGTCGCCGGTTGTGTCGGCGAATTCTGGACCCAGCTTTGCGCCAGCGAACTGCCATCGTCACTCGATCCCGCAGTCACCACCGCGCAAATGCAGGAATGGGGCGCGCGCATGGGCAAAGGGCTCCAGCTCATCAACATCCTCCGTGACATCGGCGAGGATACCCGCGATGGTCGCTGCTACCTGCCGTGCAAGCCTTCTGACATCCAAATCGAATGGTGCCACTGGCTGCAAACCTGCACGGAGCACCTCGAATGCGGCCTGCGCTACGTGCAACACGTCGCCCACGGCAAACTTCGCTACGCCACCGCCCTTCCGCTGCTCCTCGGCATTCAAACCGTCGCCAAGATGCGTTCTGCGTCGTGGGACAAAGTCCAGCAAGGCATCAAGATCTCACGTCTCGATGTCGCGAGCATTTTAGCTCAAGCCGCCATCGCGTGTCGCAGTCCTGAGGCCATGGAGAAGCTGTATCGAAAGCTGGCGGCCTAA
- a CDS encoding DUF5362 family protein, whose translation MESNLPNPYSTPSANLYGAASGEADAVSPGTIAQLAGTKPWVRFISVMLWIGVGLMILVSIGMGAVMAMGFASQTKSGPFGGAEMIVLVVLYGIMAFLYIYPAMKLWAFANRIGSLNSTRSVADLDAALTEQRRFWKFFGIMMIIVICIYIIFIIGMIGFGATAAMKAGAIPR comes from the coding sequence ATGGAATCCAATCTCCCCAACCCCTACTCCACCCCCTCCGCCAACCTCTACGGTGCCGCCAGTGGTGAGGCGGATGCCGTTTCACCAGGCACGATCGCACAGCTCGCCGGCACCAAGCCGTGGGTGCGTTTCATTTCCGTCATGCTATGGATCGGTGTCGGGCTCATGATCCTGGTTTCCATCGGCATGGGAGCGGTGATGGCCATGGGCTTTGCCAGCCAGACGAAATCAGGCCCCTTCGGCGGTGCTGAAATGATCGTGCTGGTGGTCCTTTATGGCATCATGGCCTTCCTTTACATCTATCCGGCCATGAAACTGTGGGCTTTCGCCAACCGCATCGGCTCGCTCAACTCCACACGTTCCGTGGCTGATTTGGATGCCGCGTTGACCGAGCAACGCCGTTTTTGGAAGTTCTTCGGCATCATGATGATCATTGTGATCTGCATCTACATCATCTTCATCATCGGTATGATCGGCTTCGGAGCCACCGCAGCCATGAAAGCCGGTGCGATCCCGCGTTGA
- a CDS encoding efflux transporter outer membrane subunit, producing MRTLLFIALTTSALAQVGPNYERPATATPPQFKDVTWRAASPSAHLSKGEWWKVFNDSRLNSLMVAATANNQQLKGAIARFDQARAAARMSRSDFFPTLSLPLTAERQRTSENMPSAFPLNGLSYNGPAYNAPLEFSWELDLWGKLRRQSESTRADAAAAADAMHNVLLGIQAEVAVNYFKLRTLDNEMRIVREAVGWRNEALKIAGARVQAGAGSELEQAQAETEVATAEAEISSLQAQRDQLENVLAILIGTSASSFRVPSSTGTLSSPPSVPAGMPSDLLERRPDISQAERALQAATARIGVAKSYFFPSVKLMGRGGFQSGDIDILFEPTSLMWNMGPSISVPLFSGNKNRWNLTKSKAAHDEALASYRQAFLAALADVETSLSSIRNLSTQASSQQRARVSAERAAQLAKTRYEAGTSPYLDVIEANRTTLATQRATAQIAGQRLIASVSLIKALGGGWDQKMPTAVPAMTPDPAAKNTDQDKPGFFSKVKGWFKRD from the coding sequence ATGCGCACCTTGCTTTTCATCGCTCTCACCACCTCGGCGCTCGCTCAAGTCGGTCCCAATTACGAACGTCCTGCCACGGCGACACCGCCGCAGTTCAAAGACGTGACTTGGCGTGCCGCATCACCCTCCGCGCATCTTTCGAAGGGCGAATGGTGGAAGGTGTTCAATGATTCGCGGCTCAACAGCCTCATGGTCGCCGCCACGGCGAACAATCAGCAGCTCAAAGGAGCGATTGCACGCTTCGATCAAGCTCGTGCCGCCGCCCGCATGTCGCGCTCGGACTTTTTTCCGACACTCAGCCTGCCATTGACGGCGGAACGCCAGCGTACCTCGGAGAACATGCCGTCGGCGTTTCCATTGAACGGCTTGAGCTACAACGGCCCGGCTTACAACGCACCGCTCGAATTCAGTTGGGAACTCGATCTGTGGGGCAAGCTTCGCCGTCAGAGCGAAAGCACCCGTGCGGATGCCGCTGCGGCGGCAGATGCGATGCACAACGTGCTGCTTGGCATTCAGGCCGAAGTCGCCGTGAACTACTTCAAACTCCGCACGCTCGACAACGAGATGCGCATTGTGCGCGAGGCCGTCGGCTGGCGCAATGAGGCGCTCAAAATCGCGGGCGCACGCGTGCAGGCTGGTGCGGGCAGCGAATTGGAACAGGCGCAGGCCGAAACGGAGGTCGCGACGGCTGAAGCGGAGATTTCATCGCTCCAAGCGCAGCGCGATCAGCTTGAAAATGTCCTCGCCATTTTGATTGGCACCAGCGCATCGTCGTTTCGAGTGCCCTCATCGACTGGAACGCTTTCCTCGCCCCCCAGCGTGCCAGCGGGCATGCCGAGCGATTTGCTGGAGCGTCGTCCCGACATTTCCCAGGCCGAGCGTGCGCTCCAGGCTGCCACCGCGCGCATCGGTGTCGCCAAATCGTACTTTTTCCCGAGCGTGAAGCTCATGGGGCGCGGTGGCTTCCAGAGCGGCGACATCGACATCCTGTTCGAGCCGACCTCCCTCATGTGGAACATGGGGCCGAGCATCAGTGTGCCGCTGTTCTCCGGAAACAAGAACCGCTGGAACCTCACCAAATCGAAAGCCGCGCATGACGAAGCTCTCGCTAGCTACCGTCAGGCCTTTCTCGCCGCGTTGGCCGATGTGGAGACCAGCCTGTCCTCGATTCGCAATCTCAGCACACAGGCCAGTTCCCAGCAACGCGCCCGCGTCAGCGCTGAAAGGGCAGCGCAACTCGCCAAAACCCGCTACGAAGCCGGAACAAGTCCGTATCTCGATGTGATCGAGGCCAACCGCACCACTTTGGCAACACAACGTGCCACCGCGCAGATCGCCGGACAGCGTTTGATCGCGTCGGTGAGTTTGATCAAGGCACTGGGCGGTGGCTGGGATCAGAAGATGCCGACGGCGGTGCCTGCGATGACGCCTGATCCTGCGGCGAAGAACACGGATCAAGACAAGCCCGGCTTCTTCTCGAAGGTGAAGGGCTGGTTCAAGCGCGACTGA
- a CDS encoding stage II sporulation protein M — protein MTPAQFEKNIEPRWQKLEKLLTEAEKSKPAVAVEELPATFRQVCHDLSVAQHRMSPQRLTQKLNALAIRAYRVLERRSAGGWEAFVRLFLVQFPQAVRAEWKLFWWCTALFYLPAVLIAVITPAHPEWAMALLGPDSMVQIESMYGESSKPSDYVRENFGSEFAAFCFYIWNNVSIDFKTFAGGVLGGVGSLFVLLFNSIYLGAVFGYVHYSGNPMTLYTWVVAHGAPELTGLVISAMAGLRVGLSVLRPGRLERRAALVLAGRKAMPLLIGAAVLTSLAAVLEGFWSPLDLPPAMKFTAGGVCWLLVAVFLMFSGRRQADAA, from the coding sequence ATGACTCCGGCTCAGTTTGAAAAAAACATCGAGCCGCGCTGGCAAAAACTGGAGAAACTGCTGACCGAGGCAGAGAAATCAAAGCCTGCGGTGGCCGTGGAGGAACTGCCCGCCACTTTTCGTCAGGTCTGCCATGACCTGAGCGTGGCACAGCATCGCATGAGCCCGCAGCGTCTCACGCAGAAGCTGAATGCGCTGGCGATTCGAGCCTACCGTGTGCTGGAGCGCCGCAGCGCCGGCGGCTGGGAGGCTTTTGTGCGTTTGTTTCTGGTGCAGTTTCCGCAAGCGGTGCGGGCGGAGTGGAAGCTGTTCTGGTGGTGCACCGCGCTGTTTTACCTGCCGGCGGTTCTGATCGCGGTCATCACGCCCGCTCATCCCGAATGGGCGATGGCGTTGCTGGGGCCGGACAGCATGGTGCAGATCGAGAGCATGTATGGCGAGTCCAGCAAGCCCTCCGACTATGTGCGCGAAAATTTCGGCTCGGAATTTGCCGCGTTTTGTTTCTACATCTGGAATAATGTCAGCATCGACTTCAAAACCTTTGCCGGGGGCGTTCTCGGCGGTGTTGGCTCGTTGTTTGTGCTGCTGTTCAACTCGATCTACCTCGGCGCGGTGTTCGGCTACGTGCATTACTCCGGCAATCCGATGACCCTGTACACCTGGGTGGTGGCCCACGGCGCGCCCGAGCTCACCGGCCTCGTGATTTCGGCCATGGCGGGGCTGCGGGTCGGCCTCTCGGTGCTGCGGCCCGGAAGATTGGAACGACGCGCGGCCTTGGTGCTGGCGGGGCGCAAGGCGATGCCGCTGCTCATCGGTGCGGCAGTTTTGACCAGTCTAGCGGCGGTGCTGGAAGGTTTCTGGTCGCCGTTGGATCTGCCACCGGCAATGAAATTCACCGCCGGCGGCGTGTGCTGGCTGCTGGTGGCGGTTTTTCTGATGTTCAGCGGAAGGAGGCAGGCGGATGCGGCTTGA
- a CDS encoding RDD family protein, giving the protein MAAPRADTLQSVELADGVEIQLRVAGLTVRSMAYMMDLLIRIGIYIVAAILAFWLLAGVIGPQMTGGLMMLFMFFMEWFYNVIFEAGPRGATPGQRSMKLRVMSLTGGPVTLAQAVMRNFLRVVDFMPGLYLTGIVCMLFTKRFQRVGDLVANTVVTYADPPPVITPNVEVRAERRAPSQVLTREEQAALLQFIERAPLWADERRLELAALAQPLTHAPGVEGLRRLCGMALWLQEPEEKRAAPPPLKGASLFQS; this is encoded by the coding sequence ATGGCGGCACCTCGCGCGGACACCTTGCAATCAGTCGAACTCGCGGACGGCGTGGAGATACAACTCCGTGTCGCCGGTCTGACGGTGCGCAGCATGGCCTACATGATGGATCTGCTCATCCGCATCGGCATTTATATCGTGGCGGCGATCCTGGCTTTCTGGCTGCTGGCCGGGGTGATCGGTCCCCAGATGACAGGCGGGTTGATGATGTTGTTCATGTTCTTCATGGAGTGGTTTTACAATGTGATCTTCGAGGCCGGGCCGCGTGGAGCCACGCCGGGGCAGCGGTCCATGAAGCTGCGTGTGATGAGCCTGACCGGTGGGCCGGTGACGCTGGCGCAGGCGGTGATGCGCAACTTTCTGCGTGTGGTGGATTTCATGCCGGGGCTGTATCTCACCGGCATTGTGTGCATGCTTTTCACGAAACGCTTTCAGCGTGTCGGTGACCTGGTGGCAAACACCGTGGTGACGTATGCGGACCCGCCGCCGGTCATCACGCCGAATGTCGAGGTGCGGGCGGAACGCCGCGCACCCTCCCAGGTGCTCACGCGCGAGGAGCAGGCGGCACTGCTCCAGTTCATCGAACGTGCGCCGCTGTGGGCGGATGAGCGCCGTCTCGAACTTGCCGCGCTGGCGCAGCCTTTGACGCACGCGCCGGGCGTTGAGGGGCTGCGCCGTCTGTGCGGCATGGCGCTGTGGCTGCAGGAGCCTGAGGAGAAACGCGCCGCGCCGCCGCCGCTGAAAGGAGCTTCGCTGTTTCAATCATGA